The Daucus carota subsp. sativus chromosome 7, DH1 v3.0, whole genome shotgun sequence genome window below encodes:
- the LOC108193725 gene encoding protein STRUBBELIG-RECEPTOR FAMILY 2 isoform X2 has protein sequence MSARSLWLYFTLLVFLALGLQASAETDEHETKSLQDLHRTLNIPSQLKGWRTYGGDPCAESWTGVTCKGSSVVQLEIPGLQLGGNLGYRLSDLRNLKKLDMSSNRIQGPIPYALPANLTYLNLAHNMFSQNLPYSLTNMKHLQLLNVSHNSLSGPIGDVFTGLTNLKEMDLSYNNFTGDLPSSFQGLINLSKLFLESNGFTGSVTLLSELPLSDLDIQDNHFSGVIPPSFRGIPNLWLGGNRFHRRTGDIPWFFPWFDFTPHITSPPPPSNEATTATNGSSPPYCPKKEQKTKDYAPGAIICIVCGVTLFLAAILFAVARIKQRVAAAVFLAAARIQQRGRSHRRQESSPGSGQSLPSTAREESSVLPDSYSPRVIQRGTTSSTSPRGQAFQTPILTETSEGLKWIMDHEMVERYHTAAAAVTEADPVENPSHSRIWRLWTKKGAMFLAKQ, from the exons ATGTCCGCGAGGAGTTTGTGGCTGTATTTTACTCTTCTCGTCTTCTTAGCCCTAGGTCTCCAGGCTAGTGCTGAGACTGATGAACACGAAA CCAAGTCACTGCAAGACCTGCACAGAACCCTGAATATTCCGTCACAGCTCAAGGGATGGAGGACATATGGCGGGGATCCATGTGCAGAATCATGGACAGGAGTTACCTGCAAGGGCTCATCAGTGGTTCAATT AGAAATTCCTGGGCTTCAGCTTGGTGGTAACCTAGGGTACCGACTATCTGATCTTCGGAACTTGAAGAAGCT GGACATGAGTTCGAACCGGATTCAGGGTCCGATTCCATACGCCCTACCGGCTAATCTCACTTACTT gaacctagcacacaataTGTTTAGCCAGAACCTGCCGTACTCCTTGACAAACATGAAGCATCTTCAGCTTTT AAATGTGAGCCACAACTCACTATCTGGACCAATTGGAGACGTTTTCACAGGACTGACAAACCTCAAAGAAAT GGATTTGTCATACAATAATTTCACTGGAGATCTACCCAGTTCATTTCAAGGCTTAATTAATTTGAGCAAATT GTTCTTAGAGAGCAATGGATTTACTGGATCTGTCACCCTTCTTTCTGAACTCCCTCTCTCAGATTT GGATATCCAAGATAACCACTTTAGCGGTGTAATACCACCTAGTTTCCGAGGAATACCTAATCTATG GTTAGGAGGAAACAGATTTCATAGAAGAACAGGTGATATACCTTGGTTTTTCCCCTGGTTTGACTTCACACCTCATATCACTAGTCCACCTCCACCATCTAACGAGGCAACGACTGCTACCAATGGTAGCAGTCCTCCATATTGTCCGAAAAAGGAGCAAAAGACAAAAGATTATGCTCCTGGTGCAATCATTTGTATCGTTTGTGGAGTCACTCTTTTCTTAGCAGCAATTCTTTTTGCTGTGGCCCGGATTAAGCAAAGGGTCGCAGCAGCAGTTTTCTTAGCTGCGGCCCGGATTCAGCAAAGGGGAAGAAGCCATAGACGGCAGGAGAGCAGTCCTGGCTCAGGTCAGTCTCTTCCAAGTACAGCCAGAG AGGAAAGCTCAGTACTACCTGATAGTTATTCTCCACGTGTGATTCAGAGGGGGACAACATCAAGTACAAGTCCCCGTGGACAA GCGTTCCAGACCCCAATATTGACCGAGACATCCGAAGGTCTGAAGTGGATAATGGATCATGAGATGGTAGAAAGATACCACACTGCAGCAGCTGCTGTCACTGAAGCTGATCCTGTAGAAAATCCATCCCACTCAAGAATCTGGCGCCTCTGGACAAAAAAAGGGGCGATGTTTTTAGCCAAACAGTAA
- the LOC108193725 gene encoding protein STRUBBELIG-RECEPTOR FAMILY 2 isoform X1, translating to MSARSLWLYFTLLVFLALGLQASAETDEHETKSLQDLHRTLNIPSQLKGWRTYGGDPCAESWTGVTCKGSSVVQLEIPGLQLGGNLGYRLSDLRNLKKLDMSSNRIQGPIPYALPANLTYLNLAHNMFSQNLPYSLTNMKHLQLLNVSHNSLSGPIGDVFTGLTNLKEMDLSYNNFTGDLPSSFQGLINLSKLFLESNGFTGSVTLLSELPLSDLDIQDNHFSGVIPPSFRGIPNLWLGGNRFHRRTGDIPWFFPWFDFTPHITSPPPPSNEATTATNGSSPPYCPKKEQKTKDYAPGAIICIVCGVTLFLAAILFAVARIKQRVAAAVFLAAARIQQRGRSHRRQESSPGSGQSLPSTAREFSSTAPEESSVLPDSYSPRVIQRGTTSSTSPRGQAFQTPILTETSEGLKWIMDHEMVERYHTAAAAVTEADPVENPSHSRIWRLWTKKGAMFLAKQ from the exons ATGTCCGCGAGGAGTTTGTGGCTGTATTTTACTCTTCTCGTCTTCTTAGCCCTAGGTCTCCAGGCTAGTGCTGAGACTGATGAACACGAAA CCAAGTCACTGCAAGACCTGCACAGAACCCTGAATATTCCGTCACAGCTCAAGGGATGGAGGACATATGGCGGGGATCCATGTGCAGAATCATGGACAGGAGTTACCTGCAAGGGCTCATCAGTGGTTCAATT AGAAATTCCTGGGCTTCAGCTTGGTGGTAACCTAGGGTACCGACTATCTGATCTTCGGAACTTGAAGAAGCT GGACATGAGTTCGAACCGGATTCAGGGTCCGATTCCATACGCCCTACCGGCTAATCTCACTTACTT gaacctagcacacaataTGTTTAGCCAGAACCTGCCGTACTCCTTGACAAACATGAAGCATCTTCAGCTTTT AAATGTGAGCCACAACTCACTATCTGGACCAATTGGAGACGTTTTCACAGGACTGACAAACCTCAAAGAAAT GGATTTGTCATACAATAATTTCACTGGAGATCTACCCAGTTCATTTCAAGGCTTAATTAATTTGAGCAAATT GTTCTTAGAGAGCAATGGATTTACTGGATCTGTCACCCTTCTTTCTGAACTCCCTCTCTCAGATTT GGATATCCAAGATAACCACTTTAGCGGTGTAATACCACCTAGTTTCCGAGGAATACCTAATCTATG GTTAGGAGGAAACAGATTTCATAGAAGAACAGGTGATATACCTTGGTTTTTCCCCTGGTTTGACTTCACACCTCATATCACTAGTCCACCTCCACCATCTAACGAGGCAACGACTGCTACCAATGGTAGCAGTCCTCCATATTGTCCGAAAAAGGAGCAAAAGACAAAAGATTATGCTCCTGGTGCAATCATTTGTATCGTTTGTGGAGTCACTCTTTTCTTAGCAGCAATTCTTTTTGCTGTGGCCCGGATTAAGCAAAGGGTCGCAGCAGCAGTTTTCTTAGCTGCGGCCCGGATTCAGCAAAGGGGAAGAAGCCATAGACGGCAGGAGAGCAGTCCTGGCTCAGGTCAGTCTCTTCCAAGTACAGCCAGAG AGTTCTCTTCCACTGCTCCAGAGGAAAGCTCAGTACTACCTGATAGTTATTCTCCACGTGTGATTCAGAGGGGGACAACATCAAGTACAAGTCCCCGTGGACAA GCGTTCCAGACCCCAATATTGACCGAGACATCCGAAGGTCTGAAGTGGATAATGGATCATGAGATGGTAGAAAGATACCACACTGCAGCAGCTGCTGTCACTGAAGCTGATCCTGTAGAAAATCCATCCCACTCAAGAATCTGGCGCCTCTGGACAAAAAAAGGGGCGATGTTTTTAGCCAAACAGTAA
- the LOC108193725 gene encoding protein STRUBBELIG-RECEPTOR FAMILY 2 isoform X3, with protein sequence MSARSLWLYFTLLVFLALGLQASAETDEHETKSLQDLHRTLNIPSQLKGWRTYGGDPCAESWTGVTCKGSSVVQLEIPGLQLGGNLGYRLSDLRNLKKLDMSSNRIQGPIPYALPANLTYLNLAHNMFSQNLPYSLTNMKHLQLLNVSHNSLSGPIGDVFTGLTNLKEMDLSYNNFTGDLPSSFQGLINLSKLFLESNGFTGSVTLLSELPLSDLDIQDNHFSGVIPPSFRGIPNLWLGGNRFHRRTGDIPWFFPWFDFTPHITSPPPPSNEATTATNGSSPPYCPKKEQKTKDYAPGAIICIVCGVTLFLAAILFAVARIKQRVAAAVFLAAARIQQRGRSHRRQESSPGSEFSSTAPEESSVLPDSYSPRVIQRGTTSSTSPRGQAFQTPILTETSEGLKWIMDHEMVERYHTAAAAVTEADPVENPSHSRIWRLWTKKGAMFLAKQ encoded by the exons ATGTCCGCGAGGAGTTTGTGGCTGTATTTTACTCTTCTCGTCTTCTTAGCCCTAGGTCTCCAGGCTAGTGCTGAGACTGATGAACACGAAA CCAAGTCACTGCAAGACCTGCACAGAACCCTGAATATTCCGTCACAGCTCAAGGGATGGAGGACATATGGCGGGGATCCATGTGCAGAATCATGGACAGGAGTTACCTGCAAGGGCTCATCAGTGGTTCAATT AGAAATTCCTGGGCTTCAGCTTGGTGGTAACCTAGGGTACCGACTATCTGATCTTCGGAACTTGAAGAAGCT GGACATGAGTTCGAACCGGATTCAGGGTCCGATTCCATACGCCCTACCGGCTAATCTCACTTACTT gaacctagcacacaataTGTTTAGCCAGAACCTGCCGTACTCCTTGACAAACATGAAGCATCTTCAGCTTTT AAATGTGAGCCACAACTCACTATCTGGACCAATTGGAGACGTTTTCACAGGACTGACAAACCTCAAAGAAAT GGATTTGTCATACAATAATTTCACTGGAGATCTACCCAGTTCATTTCAAGGCTTAATTAATTTGAGCAAATT GTTCTTAGAGAGCAATGGATTTACTGGATCTGTCACCCTTCTTTCTGAACTCCCTCTCTCAGATTT GGATATCCAAGATAACCACTTTAGCGGTGTAATACCACCTAGTTTCCGAGGAATACCTAATCTATG GTTAGGAGGAAACAGATTTCATAGAAGAACAGGTGATATACCTTGGTTTTTCCCCTGGTTTGACTTCACACCTCATATCACTAGTCCACCTCCACCATCTAACGAGGCAACGACTGCTACCAATGGTAGCAGTCCTCCATATTGTCCGAAAAAGGAGCAAAAGACAAAAGATTATGCTCCTGGTGCAATCATTTGTATCGTTTGTGGAGTCACTCTTTTCTTAGCAGCAATTCTTTTTGCTGTGGCCCGGATTAAGCAAAGGGTCGCAGCAGCAGTTTTCTTAGCTGCGGCCCGGATTCAGCAAAGGGGAAGAAGCCATAGACGGCAGGAGAGCAGTCCTGGCTCAG AGTTCTCTTCCACTGCTCCAGAGGAAAGCTCAGTACTACCTGATAGTTATTCTCCACGTGTGATTCAGAGGGGGACAACATCAAGTACAAGTCCCCGTGGACAA GCGTTCCAGACCCCAATATTGACCGAGACATCCGAAGGTCTGAAGTGGATAATGGATCATGAGATGGTAGAAAGATACCACACTGCAGCAGCTGCTGTCACTGAAGCTGATCCTGTAGAAAATCCATCCCACTCAAGAATCTGGCGCCTCTGGACAAAAAAAGGGGCGATGTTTTTAGCCAAACAGTAA
- the LOC108193725 gene encoding protein STRUBBELIG-RECEPTOR FAMILY 2 isoform X4: MSARSLWLYFTLLVFLALGLQASAETDEHETKSLQDLHRTLNIPSQLKGWRTYGGDPCAESWTGVTCKGSSVVQLEIPGLQLGGNLGYRLSDLRNLKKLDMSSNRIQGPIPYALPANLTYLNLAHNMFSQNLPYSLTNMKHLQLLNVSHNSLSGPIGDVFTGLTNLKEMDLSYNNFTGDLPSSFQGLINLSKLFLESNGFTGSVTLLSELPLSDLDIQDNHFSGVIPPSFRGIPNLWLGGNRFHRRTGDIPWFFPWFDFTPHITSPPPPSNEATTATNGSSPPYCPKKEQKTKDYAPGAIICIVCGVTLFLAAILFAVARIKQRVAAAVFLAAARIQQRGRSHRRQESSPGSEESSVLPDSYSPRVIQRGTTSSTSPRGQAFQTPILTETSEGLKWIMDHEMVERYHTAAAAVTEADPVENPSHSRIWRLWTKKGAMFLAKQ, encoded by the exons ATGTCCGCGAGGAGTTTGTGGCTGTATTTTACTCTTCTCGTCTTCTTAGCCCTAGGTCTCCAGGCTAGTGCTGAGACTGATGAACACGAAA CCAAGTCACTGCAAGACCTGCACAGAACCCTGAATATTCCGTCACAGCTCAAGGGATGGAGGACATATGGCGGGGATCCATGTGCAGAATCATGGACAGGAGTTACCTGCAAGGGCTCATCAGTGGTTCAATT AGAAATTCCTGGGCTTCAGCTTGGTGGTAACCTAGGGTACCGACTATCTGATCTTCGGAACTTGAAGAAGCT GGACATGAGTTCGAACCGGATTCAGGGTCCGATTCCATACGCCCTACCGGCTAATCTCACTTACTT gaacctagcacacaataTGTTTAGCCAGAACCTGCCGTACTCCTTGACAAACATGAAGCATCTTCAGCTTTT AAATGTGAGCCACAACTCACTATCTGGACCAATTGGAGACGTTTTCACAGGACTGACAAACCTCAAAGAAAT GGATTTGTCATACAATAATTTCACTGGAGATCTACCCAGTTCATTTCAAGGCTTAATTAATTTGAGCAAATT GTTCTTAGAGAGCAATGGATTTACTGGATCTGTCACCCTTCTTTCTGAACTCCCTCTCTCAGATTT GGATATCCAAGATAACCACTTTAGCGGTGTAATACCACCTAGTTTCCGAGGAATACCTAATCTATG GTTAGGAGGAAACAGATTTCATAGAAGAACAGGTGATATACCTTGGTTTTTCCCCTGGTTTGACTTCACACCTCATATCACTAGTCCACCTCCACCATCTAACGAGGCAACGACTGCTACCAATGGTAGCAGTCCTCCATATTGTCCGAAAAAGGAGCAAAAGACAAAAGATTATGCTCCTGGTGCAATCATTTGTATCGTTTGTGGAGTCACTCTTTTCTTAGCAGCAATTCTTTTTGCTGTGGCCCGGATTAAGCAAAGGGTCGCAGCAGCAGTTTTCTTAGCTGCGGCCCGGATTCAGCAAAGGGGAAGAAGCCATAGACGGCAGGAGAGCAGTCCTGGCTCAG AGGAAAGCTCAGTACTACCTGATAGTTATTCTCCACGTGTGATTCAGAGGGGGACAACATCAAGTACAAGTCCCCGTGGACAA GCGTTCCAGACCCCAATATTGACCGAGACATCCGAAGGTCTGAAGTGGATAATGGATCATGAGATGGTAGAAAGATACCACACTGCAGCAGCTGCTGTCACTGAAGCTGATCCTGTAGAAAATCCATCCCACTCAAGAATCTGGCGCCTCTGGACAAAAAAAGGGGCGATGTTTTTAGCCAAACAGTAA